TACTCGTCTTCGTGGCCCATCATCCCGTCGTCTTCGAACCGGTCTTCCTCGTCCATCGGGCCGCTCGTCTTGAACGCCCGAATCCCCGTCGAGAGGAGCTCCTCGATGGCTTCCTCCCGATTGACGAACTCGCCTTGGTCGACGAGTTGTGCGATCTGCATCTCGAGGTGTTCGGGGACGTTGATGTTCACCTTGGGCATCTGAACGTGAGGGGGTTTGGATCCGGGTTATTTAAACCCTGCGGCGAACTTTCAGCGTTCGAGAAACTAAATTTCTGCAATCGCGTAGATCTCTTGTTCCTTCCCGGATGATAGTTCACGCTGCCGGTAGCGACGGCGAATTCGGCCGACATTGTCGGTGATCGGGACCGACTGGGCGGACCGAAAGGGACCTGGGCTGTCGGTGGTGCGCAGTCGAACAGCGTATACCGCGCCGTCGCCTACCGCGGGTATGGTCGAAGACGTCACCGATCTCTACCGGGAGTTCGGGGATGAGCGGCTCCCGCCCGGCCAGCGCGAGTCCTCGGAGTTCCCGGTGCTCTCGAAGGGCGGCACGCCGTCGTGGGACCGCGAGACGTGGTCCTTCGACGTCTGGGGCGCCGTCGAGGAGGAACTGTCCCTCTCGTACGAGGAGTTCCGGGACCTCCCGGCGACGACGCAGCGGCAGGACTTCCACTGCGTCACCGGCTGGAGCGGCCTGGGCTTCGAGTTCACCGGCGTCCCGTTCACCGAGATCGCCGACCTCGCGGGCGTCCGCTCGGACGCGGTCCACGTGATGTTCCACGCGCTGGACGGCTACACGACGGACCTCCCGCTCTCGGACTGTCTGCGCGAGGAGGTCCTCTTCGCGTACGGGTACGACGGCGAGGACCTGCCCGAACCCCACGGCGGCCCGCTCCGCGTCGTGACGCCGCACAAGTACGCCTACAAGGGCGCCAAATGGGTCGACGGCGTCGAGTTCCTGACCGAACCGGAGGCCGGCTACTGGGAACAGCGCGGCTACTCCCAGACGGCGAACCCCTGGAACGAAGAGCGCTACGGGTGACCGCGCGGGTGCGGGGGCGTCCCCGCCGTCGGAGCGCCGACGCCGTCGTGCGATCGGGGGGACGAAATCGGGAACGCGCGCCCATAGTCAAATAAAAGAGCGTGGCGTCCCGAACGCCGACAATGGAATCGTTGCGGACCGACGCGGCGGACTACCACCTCGTCAGCCGGTCGGTCCCCATCCCGACGCCCTCGTTTCGCGCCGTGCTCCGCGCCGCCGACGCGCCCCGGACCGTCTGGAGCGCGCCCGGCGAGGCGGCCGTCGTCGGGAGCGGCGCGGCGGCGACGCTGACCGCCGACGGCGCCGATCGCTTCGACGCGATCCGGGAGGCCGCGGAGGCGCTCTTCGCCTCCGGCGACGTCCACGCGGGGACCGAGGCCGCCCGCCCGCGGCTGTTCGGCGGTTTCGCCTTCCACGCCGACAGCGCCGACGGCCCGCCCTGGGAGGACTTCCCCGGGGCGCGCTTCGTCTTCCCGCGCGTGCAGGTGACCTGGACCGGCGGGACGCCCGACGCGGCCGACGCAGCGGCCGACTCTGACCGCGGCGCGTGGCTGACGGTCAACGCTGTCGGCCCCGACGTCGACGCCGCGGACGTCGAAGCGCGGCTCGACGCCGAACGCGAGCGGGTGGAGTCGCTCTCGGACGATTCGGAGAGGGGACCGCCCGGCGTCACCGACCGCCGACGCACGACCGCTCGCGAAGACTGGCGGGCGGGCGTCGAGACCGCGGTCGAGCGGATCCGCTCGGGCGACCTCCGGAAGGTGGTGCTCGCCCAGGCGCTCGAAGTCGACCTCGATGATGACCTCTCTCTGCCGGACGTGCTCTCGCGGCTCGGCGAGGCGTACCCGGACTGTTACCGCTTCCTCGTCGAGCCCGAACCCAGCGCCGACCGCCCGCAGACGTCGTTCTTCGGTGCGACGCCCGAGCGGCTCGTCTCCGTCCGGGGCCGGACGGTCGAGACCGACGCCCTCGCCGGGACGACCGGCCGGGGCGAGACCCCCGCCGAGGACGAGTGGCTGGCCCAAGAGCTCGCGCGCGACGAGAAGAACGTCCACGAGCACGAGCTCGTCGCCGAGACCGTCGAAGACCAGCTCGCGCCCTTCGCGGCGTCGGTCTCGGCGGGCCCGCGCCGAATCAAGCGGCTCGCGACTGTCCAGCACCTCTGGACGCCGATCACGGCCACGCTCGCCAGCGACGAGCACGTCCTCTCGCTGGCGGAGGCGCTGCACCCGACGCCCGCGGTCGGCGGCCTCCCCCCCGAGGCGGCCCTGGAGACGATCCGCGAGACCGAGCCGTTCGACCGCGGGTGGTACGCGGCGCCGGTCGGCTGGATCGACGCCGCGGGCTACGGGACGTTCGCGGTCGCGCTCCGCTCGGCGGTCGCCCGCGAGGACACCGCGACGCTGTTCGCGGGCGTCGGCATCGTCGCCGACTCCGACCCCGACCGCGAGTGGGACGAGGTACAGCTGAAGTACCGGCCGATCCTCGACGAACTGGAGGCAGACGGGGCGTGACGCGGCGCGGAACGGATCCGAACCGCAACACCCTCTGGGCACGGGCGTTCGTCGACGAACTCGCGGAAGCGGGCGTCGACGCCGTCTGCATCTCGCCCGGCAGCCGGTCGACGCCGCTGACGGTCGCCTTCGACCGCCACGACGACGTCCACGTCTTCTCGCACCTGGACGAGCGCGCGTCGGCGTACTTCGCGCTCGGCCGCGCCCGACGAACCGGGAACGTCACGCCGCTTGTCTGCACCTCTGGGACGGCGGCGGCGAACTTCCACCCGGCCGTGATCGAGGCGTCGCAGTCGCGGGTGCCCTTGCTGCTCCTCACCGCAGACCGGCCGCCGGAGCTCCGCGACTCGGGCGCGAACCAGACGATCGACCAGGAGAAGCTCTACGGCGACGCCGTCCGGTGGTATCGCGACGTCGCCGAGCCCGAGCCCGACGATCGAAAGCTCCGCTCGCTGCGGACGACCGCCGCGCGCGCCCTCGCGAAGGCGCGGGGGACGCCCGCCGGCCCGGTCCACCTGAACTTCCCGTTCCGGAAGCCGCTGGAGCCGACGCGTGTCGATGGCGACGTCCCCGCCGACCTCCCCAGACTGGCGACGGAGGGACGCGACGGCCCGTTCGTGGACGTCGAGGCCGGTCGGCCCGAACTCGACGACGACGCGCTTAGGAAATTGGCCTCCAAACTCTCGGAGCCCCGCGGGCTGCTCGTCGTCGGGCCGACCGACGCCCCGGGCGTCGACCCCGAGGCCGTCGCGGCGTTCGCCCACGCCAGCGGCTTCCCCGTGCTCGTGGACCCGCTCTCGGGCGTCCGATACGGCGGGCTGACCCGCACGACGCCCGTGATCGGCGGCTACGACGCCTACCTCGGCGAGCGCGTCCGCGACGCGTGGCCCGACCCCGACGTCGTCGTGCGGGTGGGAGCCTCGCCGACGTCGAAGCCCCTGCGGAAGTATCTCTCCAACAGCCGCGCGACCCAGTACGTCGTCGACCCCGCCGCCGGCTGGCGCGAGGCTGAGTTCGCCGCCACGGACCTCGTCGTCGCGGACCCCTCGCGTCTCCTCGGCCGGCTCTCGCGGCTCCTTTCGGGAACGGGCAGCCGCGACTGGCGCGAGCGCTGGACCGCCGCCGACGCGGCCCACGAGGCGGTCCTCGACGAGGAGGGGGAGTTCTGCGAGGGTCGACTCCTCCGCGACGTCGTCGATCTGGCGCCCGATCCGTCGACGCTCTTCGTCTCGAACTCGATGCCCGTCCGCGACCTGGACCGCTTCGGGGCGCCGACGACGACGTCCCTGACCGCGCTGGGCAACCGCGGCGCCTCCGGCATCGACGGCATCGTCTCGACGGCGCTCGGCGCGGGGTCGGCGACGACCGACGACCTGACGCTCGTGACCGGCGATCTGGCGTACTACCACGATATGAACGGGCTCTTGGCCCTCGGCCGCTGTGACGTCGACGCCACGATCGTCCTCATCAACAACGACGGCGGCGGGATCTTCCATATGCTCCCGATCGAGCGGTTCGACCCGCCCTTCACCTCGCAGTTCGTGACGCCCCACGGCCTGGACTTCGCGCCGACGGAGGACCTCTACGACCTCTCGTTCGCGCGCGTCGAGGGGGGCGACCGCCAGGCCTTCCGCGAGCGGTACACCGACGCGACCGAACGCGAGGGCTCGCACGTCATCGAGGTCCGAACCGACGCCGAGTCGAGCCACCGCGTCCGCGAGGAGCTCCGCGAGCGGACCGTCGAGCGAGTGCTCGACGAGACGGCGTAGCTCCCGGCCGGCGCGCAAACGAATCTTTTTGCGGACTCCGGCCGGCCTCCCGGTATGGTCTCAGAGATCTTCGACGCCGAGCGCTGGGAGCCGGTCGATGGGTCCGACGCCTTCGATGACATCACCTACCACCGCGCGGTCGACGTGCCCGCGGTCCGGATCGCGTTCGACCGCCCGGAGAAGCGCAACGCCTTCCGGCCGGGCACCGTCGACGAACTCTACGCCGCGCTCGACGACGCTCGGAAGAAAGCCGACGTCGGCTGCGTGCTCCTCACGGGCAACGGCCCCTCGCCGAAGGACGGCGGCTGGGCGTTCTGCGCCGGCGGCGATCAGTCGGTGCGCGGCGAGTCCGGCTATGAGTACCGCGACGACGACGCGGCCGACGAGTCCGACGACGAGCTGGTGAGGGAGGCGAAGGCGGGGCGGCTCCACATCCTCGAAGTCCAGCGGCTCATCCGGTTTATGCCGAAGCCCGTCGTCGCGGTCGTGCCCGGCTGGGCGGTGGGCGGCGGCCACTCGCTCCACGTCGTCTGCGACCTCACCCTCGCGAGCGAGGAGCACGCGAAGTTCCTCCAGACGGACCCCGACGTCGCCTCCTTCGACGGCGGCTTCGGGTCGGCCTACCTCGCGAAGCAGATCGGCCAGAAGAAGGCCCGGGAGGTGTTCTTCCGCGGGAAGACCTACTCCGCCGCGGAGGCCGTCGAGATGGGGATGGCGAACGAAGCGATCCCCCACGAGGACCTCGAAGCCGTCGCCCTGGAGTGGGCCGCCGAGATGACGGATAAATCCCCGACTGCGATACGAATGCTCAAGTACGCCTTCAACCTCGCCGACGACGGCCTGGTCGGCCAGCAGGTCTTCGCCGGCGAGGCGACCCGACTCGCGTATATGACCGACGAGGCCCGCGAGGGCAGAGACGCCTTCCTGGAAGGTCGGGATCCGGACTTCTCCCAGTTCCCCTGGCACTACTAGCTCAGTTCTCAGATCAGCGCGTCCGCATTTCCTCTCTGCCCGACTACCGCCGTTCAGTGTCTCGATCGATCGATCCACACGTGTCGAGTGCGACACCAAATATTATCCAAACGTATGTCTATTTGGGAATATAGTATCTATACCAAACGAAATACGCCGCAAGATTAAATATACAATAGCAATATGATGTAATCACGAAGCAAATATGAGAAAACTCGAACAGTTGGTGTGTCGACACGAGTACGAGCCCCGGTCGATGCACGTCGACGCCGGCGAACTGGTCAAGCAGTGCCGAAAGTGCGGGAAACGCGCCCGGGAACGACAGCCCGCGACGAGACGGTCGGTCTGAGCGCTGCGCCGTCTGCACCTTTCGTTCCGGGTCGCGCGGCGCGGCCCTCAAACCGAACTTTGACGCCGCCGCCGTTCCCACTCCGACGTGATGAGTACGCAGGACATCAGCCGGCGTCGGGCGTGGGTGATCGCCGCGCGCCCGCAGACGCTCCCCGCGGCGGCGGCGCCGGTGATCGTCGGCACGGGACTCGCGGTCCACGACGGGGTCTTCGCCGCCCTCCCGGCGCTGGCGGCGCTCGTCGGCGCCGGGCTGATCCAGATCGGGACCAACTTCGCGAACGACTACTACGACGCGGTGCAGGGCGCAGACACCGACGACAGGGAGGGGTTCACCCGCGTCACCGCGGGCGGGCTCATCGCCCCCGAGACGGTCAAGCGCGCGATGTACCTCACCTTCGCGCTCGCCATCCTCCTCGGTTCCTACCTCGTCTACGTCGGCGGCGTGCCGATCCTCGTGATCGGCCTGCTGTCTGTCGCGTCGGGCATCGCCTACACCGGAGGCCCGTACCCGCTCGGCTACCACGGCCTCGGCGACCTCTTCGTGTTCGTGTTCTTCGGCCTCGTCGCGGTCGCTGGGACGTACTACGTTCAGGCGGCTGCGGTCCTCGCGGCGCCGTTCACGGTCGGGATCCCGTCGGGGACGCTCCCGGTCGTCGCGCTCGTCGCGGCCCTGCCGATCGCGGCGCTGTCGACGGACATCCTCGTCGTCAACAACGTCCGTGACAGGGCGGAGGACGCGACCACCGGCAAGCGAACGCTCGTGGTCCGGTTCGGCTACGGCTTCGCCCGCGCGGAGTTCGTCGCGATGCTCGCCCTGGCGTACGCCGCGCCGCTGTGGTTCTTTTTCCGGGGGGATTTCACGGCCGCGGTCCTGCTGCCGTTCCTGACGGTGCCGACCGCGCTCGACATCACCCGGACGATGCTGACCGAGACGGCCGGCGAGGTGCTGAATCCGACGCTCGAACGGACCGGGCGCCTGCTTGCGGCCTACGCGGTCCTGTTCGCCGTGGGCCTCTCGGTCACGGAGCTGCCGTTCTGATGCGCGTCGATCCGTTCGCCCTCTGCCTCCGCTCGTCGCTTTCGACCGCCGCCGGGGAGATCGACCGCCGCGAGGGCTTCCTCGTGCGCGTCGAGCGCGGGGACGAAGTCGGACTCGGCGAGGCGACGCCGCTGCCCGGGTGGACGGAAGGCTACGAGGAATGCGAGGGGGCGCTGGAATCGGTCGACGACCGCGACGGCGATATCGACCTCGACGCCCCCGCGGCGCGACACGGCGTCGAACTCGCTCGCGCCGACGCGGCCGCCCGCGCCGCCGGTGAGTCGCTGGCGCGGTACCTCGGCGACGACGCGGCCCAGGCCGTCGCCGTCAACGCCACGATCGGCGACGGCTCCGTCGAGGAGACCCGATCGGCCGCCCGCGAGGCCGTCCGAGACGGCTACGCCGCGCTCAAAGTGAAGGTCGGCGCTCGGTCGGTCTCCGCGGACGTCGCGCGACTGCGGGCGATCAGAGCGGCCGTCGGCGACGGCGTCGAA
This is a stretch of genomic DNA from Halobellus sp. MBLA0158. It encodes these proteins:
- a CDS encoding isochorismate synthase codes for the protein MESLRTDAADYHLVSRSVPIPTPSFRAVLRAADAPRTVWSAPGEAAVVGSGAAATLTADGADRFDAIREAAEALFASGDVHAGTEAARPRLFGGFAFHADSADGPPWEDFPGARFVFPRVQVTWTGGTPDAADAAADSDRGAWLTVNAVGPDVDAADVEARLDAERERVESLSDDSERGPPGVTDRRRTTAREDWRAGVETAVERIRSGDLRKVVLAQALEVDLDDDLSLPDVLSRLGEAYPDCYRFLVEPEPSADRPQTSFFGATPERLVSVRGRTVETDALAGTTGRGETPAEDEWLAQELARDEKNVHEHELVAETVEDQLAPFAASVSAGPRRIKRLATVQHLWTPITATLASDEHVLSLAEALHPTPAVGGLPPEAALETIRETEPFDRGWYAAPVGWIDAAGYGTFAVALRSAVAREDTATLFAGVGIVADSDPDREWDEVQLKYRPILDELEADGA
- the menD gene encoding 2-succinyl-5-enolpyruvyl-6-hydroxy-3-cyclohexene-1-carboxylic-acid synthase; translated protein: MTRRGTDPNRNTLWARAFVDELAEAGVDAVCISPGSRSTPLTVAFDRHDDVHVFSHLDERASAYFALGRARRTGNVTPLVCTSGTAAANFHPAVIEASQSRVPLLLLTADRPPELRDSGANQTIDQEKLYGDAVRWYRDVAEPEPDDRKLRSLRTTAARALAKARGTPAGPVHLNFPFRKPLEPTRVDGDVPADLPRLATEGRDGPFVDVEAGRPELDDDALRKLASKLSEPRGLLVVGPTDAPGVDPEAVAAFAHASGFPVLVDPLSGVRYGGLTRTTPVIGGYDAYLGERVRDAWPDPDVVVRVGASPTSKPLRKYLSNSRATQYVVDPAAGWREAEFAATDLVVADPSRLLGRLSRLLSGTGSRDWRERWTAADAAHEAVLDEEGEFCEGRLLRDVVDLAPDPSTLFVSNSMPVRDLDRFGAPTTTSLTALGNRGASGIDGIVSTALGAGSATTDDLTLVTGDLAYYHDMNGLLALGRCDVDATIVLINNDGGGIFHMLPIERFDPPFTSQFVTPHGLDFAPTEDLYDLSFARVEGGDRQAFRERYTDATEREGSHVIEVRTDAESSHRVREELRERTVERVLDETA
- a CDS encoding molybdopterin-dependent oxidoreductase → MVEDVTDLYREFGDERLPPGQRESSEFPVLSKGGTPSWDRETWSFDVWGAVEEELSLSYEEFRDLPATTQRQDFHCVTGWSGLGFEFTGVPFTEIADLAGVRSDAVHVMFHALDGYTTDLPLSDCLREEVLFAYGYDGEDLPEPHGGPLRVVTPHKYAYKGAKWVDGVEFLTEPEAGYWEQRGYSQTANPWNEERYG
- a CDS encoding 1,4-dihydroxy-2-naphthoate polyprenyltransferase, whose product is MSTQDISRRRAWVIAARPQTLPAAAAPVIVGTGLAVHDGVFAALPALAALVGAGLIQIGTNFANDYYDAVQGADTDDREGFTRVTAGGLIAPETVKRAMYLTFALAILLGSYLVYVGGVPILVIGLLSVASGIAYTGGPYPLGYHGLGDLFVFVFFGLVAVAGTYYVQAAAVLAAPFTVGIPSGTLPVVALVAALPIAALSTDILVVNNVRDRAEDATTGKRTLVVRFGYGFARAEFVAMLALAYAAPLWFFFRGDFTAAVLLPFLTVPTALDITRTMLTETAGEVLNPTLERTGRLLAAYAVLFAVGLSVTELPF
- a CDS encoding 1,4-dihydroxy-2-naphthoyl-CoA synthase, giving the protein MVSEIFDAERWEPVDGSDAFDDITYHRAVDVPAVRIAFDRPEKRNAFRPGTVDELYAALDDARKKADVGCVLLTGNGPSPKDGGWAFCAGGDQSVRGESGYEYRDDDAADESDDELVREAKAGRLHILEVQRLIRFMPKPVVAVVPGWAVGGGHSLHVVCDLTLASEEHAKFLQTDPDVASFDGGFGSAYLAKQIGQKKAREVFFRGKTYSAAEAVEMGMANEAIPHEDLEAVALEWAAEMTDKSPTAIRMLKYAFNLADDGLVGQQVFAGEATRLAYMTDEAREGRDAFLEGRDPDFSQFPWHY
- a CDS encoding ribbon-helix-helix domain-containing protein is translated as MPKVNINVPEHLEMQIAQLVDQGEFVNREEAIEELLSTGIRAFKTSGPMDEEDRFEDDGMMGHEDEYVF